TATGATGTGATCGTATCTTTGAAAGAAAATGTAACACCTGTGTATGATAGACATGAATTAAATGAAAAACGCCAGCCACAAGATATTGGTATACATTCTATTCGTGGAGGTACGATTGTCGGTGAACATGAAGTTCTATTTGCTGGCACTGATGAAACGATTCAAATCACGCATCGTGCACAATCAAAAGATATTTTTGCGAATGGTGCAATACAAGCAGCAGAACGCTTAGTTAATAAACCAAACGGCTTTTATACGTTTGACAACTTATAAACATATTAAAGGAGATCGATTATTTTATGGTACAACATTTAACAGCTGAAGAAATTATTCAATATATAAGTGATGCTAAAAAGTCTACACCAATAAAAGTATATTTAAATGGTAATTTTGAAGGCATCACATATCCAGAAAGTTTTAAAGTATTTGGTTCAGAACAATCTAAAGTAATCTTTTGTGAAGCGGATGATTGGAAACCTTTTTACGAAGCATATGGTAGTCAATTCGAAGATATAGAAATTGAAATGGATCGTCGCAATTCTGCTATTCCATTAAAAGACTTAACAAATACGAATGCACGAATTGAACCAGGTGCGTTTATTAGAGAACAAGCCATTATTGAAGATGGTGCTGTCGTTATGATGGGCGCAACAATTAATATTGGCGCAGTCGTTGGCGAAGGTACAATGATTGATATGAATGCTACTCTCGGTGGTCGTGCTACAACTGGTAAAAATGTACATGTAGGGGCTGGCGCAGTATTAGCAGGTGTGATTGAACCCCCTAGTGCTTCACCGGTTATAATCGAGGATGATGTATTAATCGGTGCAAATGCAGTTATTTTAGAAGGTGTACGTGTTGGTAAAGGTGCTATTGTTGCAGCTGGCGCGATTGTGACACAAGATGTACCAGCTGGTGCAGTTGTTGCTGGTACACCTGCAAAAGTGATTAAGCAAGCTTCTGAAGTACAAGATACTAAAAAAGAGATTGTAGCAGCATTAAGAAAACTGAATGACTAGTGACGTCAACGTATAATAATTTCAAGGTTGAGATACGATTATGTCTCAACCTTATTGTTTAGCATTGAATAAACTTATGATCACAAATTTCGAAATACGTTACACTATTTATATAGTAATTTAACACAAAGGATTGATAATTATGAATGAATTAGAATTTGTTACGAAACATCGCCGTCATTTACATCAACATCCTGAATTAAGCTTACATGAATTTGAAACAACTGCTTATATTAAAGCGTTTTTAGATAGTTTAAATATTAAATACGATTGCCCATTGGAAACTGGCGTCATTGCATACTTAGAAGGTAATGGCTCACATACGATAGCGTATAGAGCTGATATTGATGCGTTACCTATTTTAGAGGAAAATGATGTGCCTTATCGCAGTCAATCTGATCATGTGATGCATGCTTGTGGACATGATGGTCATACAACTGCATTAATGCTTTTTGTACAACGTTGCAAAGACATGCAAGATGCAGGTCAATTACCGCAAAATGTCGTTTTCATTTTCCAACCTGCAGAAGAAACTGGTGGCGGTGCAAATCGATTAATAAAAGCCGGTGCCTTTGATAAGTATCCAATTGAAGCGGTATTTGGTATTCATGTTAACCCATTTGCTGATGAAGGCATTGCAGTGATAAGAGATGAAGAAATTACGGCCAGCGCAACAGAGTATCGCTTTTTCTTAACAGGCCTGTCAAGTCATGTTGCTGATAAAGAACAAGGTCATTCTTGTGGTGAAGCATTACAACATGTATTAACTCAAATATCACAAATTCAACAATTTCACCTTAACGGTTTGAAACGAAATATTGTTCATATTGGTCATTTTAAAGCTGGTGAAGCGATTAACACTGTACCAAGTAATGGCTATTTAGAAGGTACTATTCGTACATATGATATTGATGATTTAACAATCGTTAAAAATCAAATGCACAAGATAGCAGAAAGTGTCAAGCTTCTGTTTAATGTAGATTGTGAAGTTAAATTTGCAGAAGGTTATCCCCCTACAATCAATAGTCCGAAATTACGTACTCAAATAGAGGACGCCTTAATAAAAGCTGATTTAAATGTCTATGACAAACCAACGCCATTCTTATTTGGGGAAGATTTTAGTTTTTATGGTCAACAACTAGCTCCAGCTTACTTTGTTTTTATAGGAACACGAAATGAAGATAAAGGTTTTGTAACTGGTTTGCACACATCACATTTAAATTTTGATGAAAAAGTGTTAATAAACGTGGTTAATTTTTACGAAAATTTATTAAATAATTACAAAGAGGTGTAATACATTGACAGCAACATGGTCTGTAAATAAGAAAATATTTTTACAAAATGCAATCACAGTCAAAAACAATCAGCCATTAATGGCAGTTGTTAAAAATAATGCATATCACTATGACCTAGAATTTGCTGTAACTCAGTTTATCCATGCAGGTATAGATACATTTAGCACAACATCACTACGAGAAGCAATTCAAATTAGACAACTTGCTCCAGATGCAACAATCTTTTTAATGAATGCAGTTTACGAGTTTGATTTAGTCCGTGAACATCAAATACACATGACTTTGCCGTCGTTGACATATTACTATAACCATAAAAATGATTTAGCTGGTATTCATGTTCACTTAGAATTTGAAAATTTATTACATCGGTCTGGATTTAAAGATTTAAACGAAATTAAAGAAGTATTGAAAGATCACCATCATAATCAAAATGCAAAAATGATTATTAGTGGTTTATGGACCCATTTTGGATATGCTGATGAATTCGATGTGTCAGATTATAATGTTGAACGTTCACAATGGATGGAAATTGTTGAAGCACTTTTATCTGAAGGTTATCAGTTCGACCTAATCCATGCTCAAAATAGTGCGAGTTTTTATCGGGAAGGACAAATATTACTACCCCACCATACACATGCGCGTGTAGGTATTGCGTTATACGGTTCAAGACCATATAGTTCACTGAATCAACATGATATAGTTCAGTCATTAACTTTAAAAGCACATGTTATTCAAGTGCGCGAAGTACAAGCTGGTGATTATTGCGGTTATAGCTTTGCCTTTGAAGTGACTAAAAACAATACAAAATTAGCTGTAGTTGATATCGGTTATGGCGATGGAATTTTAAGAACTCGTGCTAAACATGAAGCACTTATCAATGGTAAACGCTACCCGATACGTGCATTAATGATGAGCCATATGTTTGTTGAAGTAGATGGCAATGTACATGCACAAGATGAAGTTATTCTTTATAATAATGATATCCGCATCGATGAATATACCTTTAAAGGTGTTGGTGCAAATTCTGAACAATTAAGTGCTATGAATCATGATTCTTTAAAAAAGGAGTACATTTCAAATGACTGTTAAATATAATCAAAATGGCGAATTAACAATGGATGGTATTAGTTTAAAAACGATTGCACAAAGCTTTGGTACACCTACCATTGTTTATGATGAACTACAAATTAGAGAACAGATGCGCCGTTACCATCGCGCATTTAAAGATAGTGGATTAAAATACAATATTTCATACGCCTCAAAGGCATTTACTTGCATTCAAATGGTCAAACTTGTAGCTGAGGAAGATTTACAGTTAGATGTTGTTTCTGAAGGTGAATTATATACAGCTTTAGAAGCAGGTTTTGAACCGAGTCGCATCCATTTCCATGGTAACAATAAAACGAAACATGAAATTAGGTATGCTTTAGAAAATAATATCGGTTATTTTGTTATAGATTCATTAGAAGAAATTGAATTAATAGACCGCTATGCTAATGATACGGTTCAAGTTGTATTACGAGTTAATCCAGGTGTTGAAGCACATACACACGAATTTATTCAAACTGGGCAAGAAGATAGTAAGTTTGGATTATCAATTCAATATGGCTTAGCTAAAAAAGCAATTGACAAAGTCCAACAATCTAAACACTTAAAATTAAAAGGTGTACATTGTCATATTGGTTCACAGATTGAAGGTACAGAAGCATTTATTGAAACTGCTAAAATTGTTTTACGTTGGCTTAAAGAGCAAGGCATTCAAGTTGAATTATTAAACCTTGGTGGTGGCTTTGGTATTAAATATGTTGAAGGTGACGAAAGTTTCCCTATCGAAAGTGGTATTAAAGATATTACAGACGCAATAAAATCCGAAATTAAAGTTCTAGGTATAGATGCACCAGAAATAGGTATTGAACCGGGACGATCAATTGTAGGTGAAGCTGGCGTTACTTTATATGAAGTTGGAACCATTAAAGAAATTCCAGAGATTAATAAATATGTTTCAATCGATGGCGGTATGAGTGATCATATCAGAACTGCACTTTATGACGCAAAGTATCAAGCATTGCTTGTTAATAGAAATGAAGAAGCAGATGACAGTGTAACTATAGCTGGAAAATTATGTGAGTCTGGTGATATCATTATTAAAGACGCTAAATTACCTTCATCAGTCAAACGTGGAGACTATCTTGCTATATTATCAACTGGTGCATATCATTACTCTATGGCATCCAATTACAATCAAATGCAAAAGCCTTCTGTGTTTTTCTTAAAAGATGGCAAAGCACGTGAAGTTATAAAGCGACAATCGTTAAGACAACTCATTATTAATGATACAAAATAAAAATAAACAAAGTAATCCCCGAAGCACAGAAAATTATACTGTGACTCGGGGAATTTTTATGCATTATAGATGACTGTAGAAAACATGCTTGGACATATACTCTAAAAAAGGAAGAACAGCACATTTTTAGTTAGAAAGTATTTATTTCTTTTTGTCATTAATCCTTTATATTTAGTTAGCCCTATTCAACTAATTTAAAGCATCATATACATACCACACTTTAAACAAGCATCATGAAATTAGATTTTATGCTTTACTTGCTTTTTCAAATAATATAAAACGATAAGAATTAACAACAAATATAATGTATAAAACAGAATTTCATCAAATCCAAAATCTTTACTTGTAATTAATACATCAATATCTTCTAATTCCATCATCTCTGCTTTAATATAATTATTAAACTTTGGCAAAGTCATTAAATGTACATTGTAAATATAGTAATAAAAGTCGATAAATATGATGTTAAAAAATATGTATGTTTTATCAATATTAGTTTTGAAAAATAGTATCCCAGAAATCATTATCGGAATCACTAATACAATCATCATTGCTGCTAAAATATTAATATTTAATCCAATTGCAGATAATACACCGAAAACTAATAAATTAGCAACTAAACTAAGGATAAGATATTTCATAAAATCACCTCGTCGTTGTACACCATAATTATATTATATAAATATATTTTTCTATTGCAAACAATGTTGGTGATATAAAAAAAGAGTTCTCAATTTGGTTGAGAAACTCATCGCGTTAAGTATTTGTAATAAGCATATAAAAACACCTTACTTCTTGGTAAGGTGTTAGTTAAAATCAATGATTCAAATCTAAGAATTATAGTTTAACAACGTTTGCAGCTTGTGGACCGCGGTCGCCTTCAACTTCGATAAAGCCGAATCCTTTTTCAGCGTTAAACCATTTAACTGTACCTTGTTTCATAATCTGAAACCTCCAAGACTAAAATTCATTCAATATGCTTATTCGCATATTACAAAAAATACATGCAAATTTCACTCAAATATTCTTTGCAATATGGAATAATCATCTGCTTAACTTGTATTATAGTGCAGTTATTACCAAATTGCAATACAATAATAAAAAATATTCATTTAATCAATTATTGGTAGTTTATAATATACTTCATTATTTTGTAAAACAATGAAACTATAAAATATTTGTAAATCCTCTTCACAATCTTCGCAATAGTTCATGTCACAATTATTATAAAATGCATAAATATTATATTTGCCTGTGACATAGTTATCGAACTGAACTTTACATTGATTAATCAATTGTTGATAGTGCTTAAACATGTCATCAAAATCTTGATATTGATATTTTTCAACAATGTTTTCTGGCCAGTCACTGAATAACCACCATCCCTCATAATCGGCTCTAATTTTGGTAACTGTCCACATTATTAAAGACCCCTTCCATACTTCAAAAACTCTATACTTATTTTTATACCTTTATCCTCTGAAAATCAAGTTTGACGACTTGAAACAAACAAAGTAGTAACTATAGTAATTATTAGTTTTTTTAAGTAAAACTACGTATAATAACATTATGAGGTGGTAAAAATGAGACATATACATTTACAAGTATTCGGACGCGTTCAAGGCGTCGGATTTAGATATTTTACACAACGCATTGCAATGAACTATAACATTGTCGGTACTGTTCAAAATGTAGATGACTATGTAGAGATATATGCACAAGGGGATGACGCAGATATAGAGAGATTTATTCAAGGTGTAATTGAAGGTGCCTCACCAGCATCAAATGTAACAAGCCATCAACTTGAAGAGTTAGAACTAAATCAAAAATTATCGGATTTTCGATCAATATAAAATGCTAAATAAAGGAAGATGACAGTGAGATATAATATTTCTCATATATTTGGGGTGTTAGTGGGAATTCCTGTAGCGTTTTTAACAAGCATATTTGGGATGATTGCACTTGATGTATCTTTTTTAATTGATATGTCTATTGGTATTGTTGGCTTTTTAATGACATACCTACCGATACAAAAACTCACTTCACGCAAATATTTAAACGAAATTGGTTTGACTAGAAAAGACTATCGCTATATTCGAAATCAGTTAAATCATACACACCAAAAACTTAGAGGTATTTTAAAAACGTATGTCAATATAAGATCAATTAAAGATTTTAGGCAGATTAATGATATATACCAAATTTCACGTTCTATTTATACGACAGTTAGACAGAGACCTGCATCATTTTATAAAGTTGAAGGCTTTTTTTATTCTCATATTGATAATGCTTTAAATTTGGTTGATGCATATACACGTCTAGCAAAAATGCCCAAAAAATCAATTAATGAACAGCAAAAGTTAGAACAAACACGAATTACTTTGGATGAGGTCAAACGAACATTAATCGCTGATTTAAAGCGTCTCAACGAAGATGATTATGAACGTTTAGATATTGAAATGGAATTAAATAAGTTACATCAAAAACATCATCAAGATTGATGTAAAATAGCAACTATTGGAGAGATGATTGATGACTGAAAATAAAAGTTTCAAAGAAAGCCATCCACTAGATGATTTTATAAGCGATAAAGAATTATCGAATACTACTATTCAAAAAGAAAAGTTAACAATTGAACAACAAAAACAGGTAGACACAATCAGTAAACAAATTAACCCTTTAGACAATGAAGGTTTATTAGCGTTTGGTTCTGATTTACAGAAACAAATGTCTCAATTTTCACATCAAATGTTGGATGAAGTACAAAGTAAAGATGTTGGTCCTATTGGAGATACTTTGTCAGATCTAATGTCAAAACTAAAGTCAGTTAATCCAAATGAGTTAAATACTGATAAACCATCTATGTTAAAAAGAATTTTTAGCAGAGCAAAGTCGTCTATCAATGAAATCTTTTCAAGAATGCAATCAGTTAGTGCTCAAGTCGATCGCATAACGATTCAACTGCAGAAACATCAAACACATTTAACAAGAGATATTGAATTATTAGATACGCTATATGATAAAAACAAACAATACTTTGATGACTTATCATTGCATATCATTGCTGCACAGCAAAAAAAGTTGCAATTAGAAAATGAAAAGCTACCACAATTGCAACAGCAAGCGCAGCAATCCACTAATCAAATGGATATTCAACAAGTTGCAGATATGCAGCAATTTATAGATAGACTAGATAAACGCATATATGACTTACAGCTTTCAAGACAAATAGCTTTGCAAACTGCGCCACAAATTCGTATGATTCAAAATGTTAATCAAGCACTTGCCGAGAAGATACAAAGTTCAATTTTGACAAGTATTCCACTATGGAAAAATCAAATGGCCATTGCGCTTACATTAATGAGACAGCGTAATGCAGTTGCTGCACAACGAGCTGTCACTGATACAACTAATGATTTATTAACAGCAAATGCTGAAATGTTGAAACAAAATGCGATTGAAACTGCAACAGAAAATGAGCGTGGCATTGTTGATCTTGATACATTGAAACGTACACAGCGTAACATTATTGAGACAATTGAAGAAACATTAATTATTCAACAACACGGTCGCGAAGAACGACAATTAGCTGAAAAAGAATTACAACAATTAGAACAAGATTTAAAGTCACATTTAGTGAACATCAAAGGACCGAATAAACAATCATAAATTACGAATTAGATATAACAAAAAAGAGCTTGGGACATTAAGTTCCTTAAAGTTCTTAGGCAATGTAAAAAAGCTGATTTCTATTATTTATTTGATAGAAATCAGCTTTTTTGATATGTATTTTATAATGTACAGCTCGTTGAGCTGCTATTTTCCTTATATTAAGTGCCATTAATACAAAACCTAGCTCTCGTTTAACTTTATTTATTCCTCGAACTGACATTCGAGTGAAACCCAAAATAGCCTTCATAAATCCAAAAACAGGCTCTACATCAATTTTTCTTTGACTATAGATTTTTTCGTTTCTGGTTCAGAAAGCTTTTGATTAATTTGGGCTTTAAAGTATTCCCAATTATAATTCTTCATAATTTTCTTATTGGATTTCGAATTTGGCTTCATGCATTGATGTCTCAAAGAACATGATGAACAGTCATCACATTCATATAGCTTGAAGTCACGTTTAAAACTATATCTATCATTACGGTATGCATATCTTTTAAAACCTATTCTTTTGTTATTAGGACATATAAATTCATCGAATTCGCTATCAGATATCGTTTCAACAATTTCATTAACATATCGCGTATTATCATTTTGAGGAATTCTAACAGAAGTTTCTATTGGTAGTGTAAGTTGGGTCATGTTATAATTTTTATACATAAGGCACCTCGTTAATTTAGTTTAGTAGTATTTATTAAATTATACGAAGGGATCCAACACAGAAAATTTATTTTATTGAATTTTACATTTATGTGCAAGTTGGGCAAAGTGTCTTATTTTTTTAAAGTATTTCAAAGTAAAATTACACGTTAATACGTAGTATTAATGGCGAGACTCCTGAGGGAGCAGTGCCAGTCGAAGACCGAGGCTGAGACGGCACCCTAGGAAAGCGAAGCCATTCAATACGAAGTATTGTATAAATAGAGAACAGCAGTAAGATATTTTCTAATTGAAAATTATCTTACTGCTGTTTTTTTAGGGATTTATGTCCCAACCTCTTTTATATTATTCGTTATTCCTGTTGATATTTAATTGGATCTTGTTTTACAAATATGCCGACTAGATAGCCTAATATCGTTGCAATAATTGCTACTGGGAACCACTCTAAAGAATACGCTCTTAGAGGCAATGATTCTATAAAGTTAATTTTCAGCCAACCTAACTTACTAATAACACTGAAAATCGACAATATAAATACGATAATAACTGGAATTTGTTGTGAAATGCGTTTTGTCGGTATGAATTTGGCAATTAAAATTAATAATACAACAGTTATTGCTACTGGGTATACAATGCTTAATACCGGAATTGACATTGAGATAACAGCATTTAAACCTTGGTTAGCAATAATAAAACTCATTAAAATGAAAACTAATACAAATGCTTTGTATGATACTTTAGGTACGATTCTATGGAAATATTCAGAAACTGCAACAATAAGCCCGCATGCTGTAGTTAGACATGCCAGCGCCACAATGATGCCCAATAAATATTTTCCGAATGAACCAAATCCTGTTGAAGCCATTGTCGTTAATAAATATGTCCCAATGTTTCGATCTTTGGATTTCAATTGATCTAACGTCATGTCACTTACTGGCATATGATTACCAATATAACCTAATGAAATATATATGAAAATTAAAGCTACGGCTGCAATTAAACCAGCAGTCAAAGTTTGTTTGAATATTTGATTTGTTTTAGTAATGCCTGTTAGTTTTACTGCATTAACAACAATCATTGAAAAAGCAATTGCTGCAATGGCATCCATTGTTAAATAGCCTTGTGTAAAGCCTTCAGCAAAACTTGAAAAATTAGAATGATATAGTGCTTCATTGCCCTTTCCAGCACTATTACCGCTAAAGTCTAAGTATCCTTTAATAATCATCGCTAAAATAGTAATCAATAATAATGGTGTTAATAATGAACCAATACGATCGATTAACTTAGATGGATTTAAACAAATATACAAAACGACTATGAAGTAGATAATCGTAAATATAAATAAAGCGATACTACTATTGCTATGTATAATTGGTGTAATTGTCATTTCAAAAGATGTAGATGCAGTTCTAGGTATTGCAAAAAGTGGTCCTATAGTCAAATAAATGATGATTAAGAACAATATTGAAAATTTAGGTGAAATTTTATTTAATGCGCCAATATATCCTTCTTTATCAAGTGCACCTACAATCACACCTAATAATGGTAAACCAATCCCAGTTAGAACAAACGCTAAAATGGCGGGCCAGAAAAATTGACCACTATCCAATCCGAGATTAGGAGGAAAAATTAGATTGCCTGCGCCAAAAAACATAGCGAAGAGCGTAAACCCAATGACCCATGTATTTTTATTCATAGAGTTACTCCTTTTTTTAAAACACGAAATAATTTACAAGTAAATATTTTAGCACAAAAAATAATAAAGAGTCTATATGAAATATGTTGTACATAGCAGAAACAAAACACATGTGTTGTTTAAATCAAATTATGTCAGAAAATAAAATTCTTCAAATCCACTTTTTAAATAGTAACTGATGACTTTTATTCACAATTTCATATAAACTCATATTTTAAATTTATTTATAAAGATTTAAGTAGTAATTTTTTTAATAATGGAGAGAGATGTCCAGGTAAATGCGCAACACCTTCAACGAAAATAGCATATTGACCATAAATATTATGAATTGTTTGTTCAACATCTTCAGTTATTGGATCTTGACTCAAAAATACATTAAATACTTCAATACCAAATTTACGTGACATTTCTACAGCTTCATACGTATCAATAATACCATCTTGACTATAATTAAATGCAGACGGTTCGCCGTCTGAAAATACGATTAAAAATCGTTGATGTTGATTTCGACGCATTAATCGTTCACTTGCAACTCTAATAG
The genomic region above belongs to Staphylococcus aureus and contains:
- the dapD gene encoding 2,3,4,5-tetrahydropyridine-2,6-dicarboxylate N-acetyltransferase — encoded protein: MVQHLTAEEIIQYISDAKKSTPIKVYLNGNFEGITYPESFKVFGSEQSKVIFCEADDWKPFYEAYGSQFEDIEIEMDRRNSAIPLKDLTNTNARIEPGAFIREQAIIEDGAVVMMGATINIGAVVGEGTMIDMNATLGGRATTGKNVHVGAGAVLAGVIEPPSASPVIIEDDVLIGANAVILEGVRVGKGAIVAAGAIVTQDVPAGAVVAGTPAKVIKQASEVQDTKKEIVAALRKLND
- a CDS encoding amidohydrolase: MNELEFVTKHRRHLHQHPELSLHEFETTAYIKAFLDSLNIKYDCPLETGVIAYLEGNGSHTIAYRADIDALPILEENDVPYRSQSDHVMHACGHDGHTTALMLFVQRCKDMQDAGQLPQNVVFIFQPAEETGGGANRLIKAGAFDKYPIEAVFGIHVNPFADEGIAVIRDEEITASATEYRFFLTGLSSHVADKEQGHSCGEALQHVLTQISQIQQFHLNGLKRNIVHIGHFKAGEAINTVPSNGYLEGTIRTYDIDDLTIVKNQMHKIAESVKLLFNVDCEVKFAEGYPPTINSPKLRTQIEDALIKADLNVYDKPTPFLFGEDFSFYGQQLAPAYFVFIGTRNEDKGFVTGLHTSHLNFDEKVLINVVNFYENLLNNYKEV
- a CDS encoding alanine racemase, whose translation is MTATWSVNKKIFLQNAITVKNNQPLMAVVKNNAYHYDLEFAVTQFIHAGIDTFSTTSLREAIQIRQLAPDATIFLMNAVYEFDLVREHQIHMTLPSLTYYYNHKNDLAGIHVHLEFENLLHRSGFKDLNEIKEVLKDHHHNQNAKMIISGLWTHFGYADEFDVSDYNVERSQWMEIVEALLSEGYQFDLIHAQNSASFYREGQILLPHHTHARVGIALYGSRPYSSLNQHDIVQSLTLKAHVIQVREVQAGDYCGYSFAFEVTKNNTKLAVVDIGYGDGILRTRAKHEALINGKRYPIRALMMSHMFVEVDGNVHAQDEVILYNNDIRIDEYTFKGVGANSEQLSAMNHDSLKKEYISNDC
- the lysA gene encoding diaminopimelate decarboxylase, with protein sequence MTVKYNQNGELTMDGISLKTIAQSFGTPTIVYDELQIREQMRRYHRAFKDSGLKYNISYASKAFTCIQMVKLVAEEDLQLDVVSEGELYTALEAGFEPSRIHFHGNNKTKHEIRYALENNIGYFVIDSLEEIELIDRYANDTVQVVLRVNPGVEAHTHEFIQTGQEDSKFGLSIQYGLAKKAIDKVQQSKHLKLKGVHCHIGSQIEGTEAFIETAKIVLRWLKEQGIQVELLNLGGGFGIKYVEGDESFPIESGIKDITDAIKSEIKVLGIDAPEIGIEPGRSIVGEAGVTLYEVGTIKEIPEINKYVSIDGGMSDHIRTALYDAKYQALLVNRNEEADDSVTIAGKLCESGDIIIKDAKLPSSVKRGDYLAILSTGAYHYSMASNYNQMQKPSVFFLKDGKAREVIKRQSLRQLIINDTK
- the msaC gene encoding sarA expression modulator MsaC, whose protein sequence is MKYLILSLVANLLVFGVLSAIGLNINILAAMMIVLVIPIMISGILFFKTNIDKTYIFFNIIFIDFYYYIYNVHLMTLPKFNNYIKAEMMELEDIDVLITSKDFGFDEILFYTLYLLLILIVLYYLKKQVKHKI
- a CDS encoding cold-shock protein; protein product: MKQGTVKWFNAEKGFGFIEVEGDRGPQAANVVKL
- the msaA gene encoding regulatory protein MsaA — translated: MWTVTKIRADYEGWWLFSDWPENIVEKYQYQDFDDMFKHYQQLINQCKVQFDNYVTGKYNIYAFYNNCDMNYCEDCEEDLQIFYSFIVLQNNEVYYKLPIID
- a CDS encoding acylphosphatase; translated protein: MRHIHLQVFGRVQGVGFRYFTQRIAMNYNIVGTVQNVDDYVEIYAQGDDADIERFIQGVIEGASPASNVTSHQLEELELNQKLSDFRSI
- a CDS encoding 5-bromo-4-chloroindolyl phosphate hydrolysis family protein, producing the protein MTVRYNISHIFGVLVGIPVAFLTSIFGMIALDVSFLIDMSIGIVGFLMTYLPIQKLTSRKYLNEIGLTRKDYRYIRNQLNHTHQKLRGILKTYVNIRSIKDFRQINDIYQISRSIYTTVRQRPASFYKVEGFFYSHIDNALNLVDAYTRLAKMPKKSINEQQKLEQTRITLDEVKRTLIADLKRLNEDDYERLDIEMELNKLHQKHHQD
- a CDS encoding toxic anion resistance protein produces the protein MTENKSFKESHPLDDFISDKELSNTTIQKEKLTIEQQKQVDTISKQINPLDNEGLLAFGSDLQKQMSQFSHQMLDEVQSKDVGPIGDTLSDLMSKLKSVNPNELNTDKPSMLKRIFSRAKSSINEIFSRMQSVSAQVDRITIQLQKHQTHLTRDIELLDTLYDKNKQYFDDLSLHIIAAQQKKLQLENEKLPQLQQQAQQSTNQMDIQQVADMQQFIDRLDKRIYDLQLSRQIALQTAPQIRMIQNVNQALAEKIQSSILTSIPLWKNQMAIALTLMRQRNAVAAQRAVTDTTNDLLTANAEMLKQNAIETATENERGIVDLDTLKRTQRNIIETIEETLIIQQHGREERQLAEKELQQLEQDLKSHLVNIKGPNKQS
- a CDS encoding branched-chain amino acid-like transporter carrier protein BrnQ3, with amino-acid sequence MNKNTWVIGFTLFAMFFGAGNLIFPPNLGLDSGQFFWPAILAFVLTGIGLPLLGVIVGALDKEGYIGALNKISPKFSILFLIIIYLTIGPLFAIPRTASTSFEMTITPIIHSNSSIALFIFTIIYFIVVLYICLNPSKLIDRIGSLLTPLLLITILAMIIKGYLDFSGNSAGKGNEALYHSNFSSFAEGFTQGYLTMDAIAAIAFSMIVVNAVKLTGITKTNQIFKQTLTAGLIAAVALIFIYISLGYIGNHMPVSDMTLDQLKSKDRNIGTYLLTTMASTGFGSFGKYLLGIIVALACLTTACGLIVAVSEYFHRIVPKVSYKAFVLVFILMSFIIANQGLNAVISMSIPVLSIVYPVAITVVLLILIAKFIPTKRISQQIPVIIVFILSIFSVISKLGWLKINFIESLPLRAYSLEWFPVAIIATILGYLVGIFVKQDPIKYQQE